A genome region from Gallus gallus isolate bGalGal1 chromosome 9, bGalGal1.mat.broiler.GRCg7b, whole genome shotgun sequence includes the following:
- the LOC124417090 gene encoding caskin-1-like isoform X2: protein MVRCPPARSILLAEVCDIEEPPDHHSQADRQQQHVPHGAQVGGSGWGCLEELGQPVFHVVHLVVDAEEGEDVEELVAVPHDVEQPWLDPLGDFADIEEGGHQQPEVAAVEVDEKRGVARAEVEDEALQHDGAGHAQRHGEDEGAHSEGVGAAGGAAAAAGGRAAHGQRQGHGQHQGSVGRDGQAAVQLPAQLLLHVAAQDAGIQQAQPRQQVVGVGHGAGEAVVADGGVVQVEEGGAEARGEAAEEMGRAAHGEGEQHPRGIAPEGQQGRVVEGHVPGPPQQQQPAEAAEEEQQRDEVGPEVERLVGGLQHGGQALLRRAVQPSVAREDEALHEVLGHLVPAQQGGGAGGRRRLLLVPLAPRHAAPAGPRTPGSPRPAVRRTPPPPPPPPPGRGGAAAPAAAGGGAAVALRFSSSAAAPGSITHCSTGSGGTAAPPPAPPPGIAVTGNRRRVQRARGAGRDAPAAPVQCLRAAQAAAALAVGADASPLHLALLPCCTLSFQQQHTVDHDALNLVQFINYKGAQKLSERWRERTLLGF from the exons ATGGTACGGTGTCCGCCGGCACGGTCAATCCTGCTTGCAGAGGTCTGCGACATTGAGGAACCTCCTGACCACCACAGCCAGGCAGACCGTCAGCAGCAGCATGTACCCCACGGTGCCCAGGTAGGTGGGAGCGGCTGGGGCTGCCTTGAGGAACTCGGCCAGCCCGTCTTCCACGTAGTGCACCTGGTCGTAGATGCTGAGGAAGGTGAAGATGTGGAAGAGCTGGTGGCTGTGCCCCACGATGTCGAACAGCCCTGGCTGGATCCGCTCGGGGATTTTGCTGACATTGAAGAAGGCGGCCACCAGCAGCCAGAAGTAGCGGCGGTAGAAGTAGACGAAAAGCGTGGGGTTGCGCGTGCGGAGGTCGAAGATGAGGCTCTCCAACATGATGGGGCAGGCCATGCTCAGCGGCATGGCGAAGACGAAGGTGCGCACAGCGAAGGGGTAGGCGCAGCAGGCGGCGCGGCTGCGGCAGCAGGCGGCCGTGCAGCCCACGGCCAGCGCCAGGGCCACGGGCAGCACCAGGGCTCGGTAGGCCGCGATGGGCAGGCTGCAGTccagctgccagcccagctgctgctgcacgtAGCGGCTCAGGACGCCGGCATCCAGCAGGCTCAGCCCCGGCAGCAGGTAGTAGGAGTAGGCCACGGTGCTGGCGAAGCCGTAGTAGCTGATGGAGGCGTAGTCCAGGTAGAAGAAGGCGGCGCGGAGGCGCGGGGAGAGGCAGCTGAAGAGATGGGCCGTGCAGCTCATGGCGAAGGTGAGCAGCACCCCCGAGGCATAGCACCAGAGGGGCAGCAGGGCCGGGTGGTGGAAGGGCACGTCCCCGGCcccccgcagcagcagcagccggcCGAAGCGgctgaggaagagcagcagagggatGAAGTGGGTCCAGAAGTTGAGCGTCTCGTTGGTGGGCTGCAGCACGGAGGCCAGGCACTCCTGCGCCGAGCAGTGCAGCCGTCGGTAGCCCGAGAGGATGAAGCACTCCACGAAGTCCTCGGGCACCTCGTCCCAGCGCAGcagggcggcggggcgggcgggcggcgccgcCTCCTCCTTGTCCCCCTCGCCCCCCGGCATGCTGCCCCCGCCGGCCCCCGGACCCCCGGCAGCCCCCGGCCCGCCGTCCGCCGcacgccgccgccgccgccgccgccgccgcccgggcGAGGTGGAGCCGCCGCTCCCGCAGCCGCCGGCGGAGGAGCCGCGGTGGCTCTGCGCTTTtcctcctccgccgccgcccccggcaGCATCACTCATTGCAGCACGGGCAGCGGCGGCACCGCCGCGCCtcctcccgccccgccgcccggcaTCGCGGTAACTGGAAACCGGCGGCGCGTCCAGCGCGCCCGGGGGGCCGGGAGAGacgcccccgccgccccgg ttcagtgTCTCcgagcagcccaggctgcagctgctctggccGTGGGTGCTGATGCATCTCCTCTCCACCTTGCTCTCCTCCCATGCTGCACACTCAGCTTCCAACAGCAA CACACAGTGGATCATGATGCTCTTAATTTGGTGCAGTTTATTAATTACAAAGGAGCACAGAAGCTGAGCG AAAGATGGAGGGAAAGGACTTTGCTGGGATTCTGA
- the LOC124417090 gene encoding caskin-1-like isoform X1 codes for MVRCPPARSILLAEVCDIEEPPDHHSQADRQQQHVPHGAQVGGSGWGCLEELGQPVFHVVHLVVDAEEGEDVEELVAVPHDVEQPWLDPLGDFADIEEGGHQQPEVAAVEVDEKRGVARAEVEDEALQHDGAGHAQRHGEDEGAHSEGVGAAGGAAAAAGGRAAHGQRQGHGQHQGSVGRDGQAAVQLPAQLLLHVAAQDAGIQQAQPRQQVVGVGHGAGEAVVADGGVVQVEEGGAEARGEAAEEMGRAAHGEGEQHPRGIAPEGQQGRVVEGHVPGPPQQQQPAEAAEEEQQRDEVGPEVERLVGGLQHGGQALLRRAVQPSVAREDEALHEVLGHLVPAQQGGGAGGRRRLLLVPLAPRHAAPAGPRTPGSPRPAVRRTPPPPPPPPPGRGGAAAPAAAGGGAAVALRFSSSAAAPGSITHCSTGSGGTAAPPPAPPPGIAVTGNRRRVQRARGAGRDAPAAPVQCLRAAQAAAALAVGADASPLHLALLPCCTLSFQQQHTVDHDALNLVQFINYKGAQKLSDGGKGLCWDSETTEACLIHP; via the exons ATGGTACGGTGTCCGCCGGCACGGTCAATCCTGCTTGCAGAGGTCTGCGACATTGAGGAACCTCCTGACCACCACAGCCAGGCAGACCGTCAGCAGCAGCATGTACCCCACGGTGCCCAGGTAGGTGGGAGCGGCTGGGGCTGCCTTGAGGAACTCGGCCAGCCCGTCTTCCACGTAGTGCACCTGGTCGTAGATGCTGAGGAAGGTGAAGATGTGGAAGAGCTGGTGGCTGTGCCCCACGATGTCGAACAGCCCTGGCTGGATCCGCTCGGGGATTTTGCTGACATTGAAGAAGGCGGCCACCAGCAGCCAGAAGTAGCGGCGGTAGAAGTAGACGAAAAGCGTGGGGTTGCGCGTGCGGAGGTCGAAGATGAGGCTCTCCAACATGATGGGGCAGGCCATGCTCAGCGGCATGGCGAAGACGAAGGTGCGCACAGCGAAGGGGTAGGCGCAGCAGGCGGCGCGGCTGCGGCAGCAGGCGGCCGTGCAGCCCACGGCCAGCGCCAGGGCCACGGGCAGCACCAGGGCTCGGTAGGCCGCGATGGGCAGGCTGCAGTccagctgccagcccagctgctgctgcacgtAGCGGCTCAGGACGCCGGCATCCAGCAGGCTCAGCCCCGGCAGCAGGTAGTAGGAGTAGGCCACGGTGCTGGCGAAGCCGTAGTAGCTGATGGAGGCGTAGTCCAGGTAGAAGAAGGCGGCGCGGAGGCGCGGGGAGAGGCAGCTGAAGAGATGGGCCGTGCAGCTCATGGCGAAGGTGAGCAGCACCCCCGAGGCATAGCACCAGAGGGGCAGCAGGGCCGGGTGGTGGAAGGGCACGTCCCCGGCcccccgcagcagcagcagccggcCGAAGCGgctgaggaagagcagcagagggatGAAGTGGGTCCAGAAGTTGAGCGTCTCGTTGGTGGGCTGCAGCACGGAGGCCAGGCACTCCTGCGCCGAGCAGTGCAGCCGTCGGTAGCCCGAGAGGATGAAGCACTCCACGAAGTCCTCGGGCACCTCGTCCCAGCGCAGcagggcggcggggcgggcgggcggcgccgcCTCCTCCTTGTCCCCCTCGCCCCCCGGCATGCTGCCCCCGCCGGCCCCCGGACCCCCGGCAGCCCCCGGCCCGCCGTCCGCCGcacgccgccgccgccgccgccgccgccgcccgggcGAGGTGGAGCCGCCGCTCCCGCAGCCGCCGGCGGAGGAGCCGCGGTGGCTCTGCGCTTTtcctcctccgccgccgcccccggcaGCATCACTCATTGCAGCACGGGCAGCGGCGGCACCGCCGCGCCtcctcccgccccgccgcccggcaTCGCGGTAACTGGAAACCGGCGGCGCGTCCAGCGCGCCCGGGGGGCCGGGAGAGacgcccccgccgccccgg ttcagtgTCTCcgagcagcccaggctgcagctgctctggccGTGGGTGCTGATGCATCTCCTCTCCACCTTGCTCTCCTCCCATGCTGCACACTCAGCTTCCAACAGCAA CACACAGTGGATCATGATGCTCTTAATTTGGTGCAGTTTATTAATTACAAAGGAGCACAGAAGCTGAGCG ATGGAGGGAAAGGACTTTGCTGGGATTCTGAAACAACAGAAGCCTGCTTAATCCACCCCTAA
- the LOC124417090 gene encoding caskin-1-like isoform X3: MVRCPPARSILLAEVCDIEEPPDHHSQADRQQQHVPHGAQVGGSGWGCLEELGQPVFHVVHLVVDAEEGEDVEELVAVPHDVEQPWLDPLGDFADIEEGGHQQPEVAAVEVDEKRGVARAEVEDEALQHDGAGHAQRHGEDEGAHSEGVGAAGGAAAAAGGRAAHGQRQGHGQHQGSVGRDGQAAVQLPAQLLLHVAAQDAGIQQAQPRQQVVGVGHGAGEAVVADGGVVQVEEGGAEARGEAAEEMGRAAHGEGEQHPRGIAPEGQQGRVVEGHVPGPPQQQQPAEAAEEEQQRDEVGPEVERLVGGLQHGGQALLRRAVQPSVAREDEALHEVLGHLVPAQQGGGAGGRRRLLLVPLAPRHAAPAGPRTPGSPRPAVRRTPPPPPPPPPGRGGAAAPAAAGGGAAVALRFSSSAAAPGSITHCSTGSGGTAAPPPAPPPGIAVTGNRRRVQRARGAGRDAPAAPAHSGS, from the exons ATGGTACGGTGTCCGCCGGCACGGTCAATCCTGCTTGCAGAGGTCTGCGACATTGAGGAACCTCCTGACCACCACAGCCAGGCAGACCGTCAGCAGCAGCATGTACCCCACGGTGCCCAGGTAGGTGGGAGCGGCTGGGGCTGCCTTGAGGAACTCGGCCAGCCCGTCTTCCACGTAGTGCACCTGGTCGTAGATGCTGAGGAAGGTGAAGATGTGGAAGAGCTGGTGGCTGTGCCCCACGATGTCGAACAGCCCTGGCTGGATCCGCTCGGGGATTTTGCTGACATTGAAGAAGGCGGCCACCAGCAGCCAGAAGTAGCGGCGGTAGAAGTAGACGAAAAGCGTGGGGTTGCGCGTGCGGAGGTCGAAGATGAGGCTCTCCAACATGATGGGGCAGGCCATGCTCAGCGGCATGGCGAAGACGAAGGTGCGCACAGCGAAGGGGTAGGCGCAGCAGGCGGCGCGGCTGCGGCAGCAGGCGGCCGTGCAGCCCACGGCCAGCGCCAGGGCCACGGGCAGCACCAGGGCTCGGTAGGCCGCGATGGGCAGGCTGCAGTccagctgccagcccagctgctgctgcacgtAGCGGCTCAGGACGCCGGCATCCAGCAGGCTCAGCCCCGGCAGCAGGTAGTAGGAGTAGGCCACGGTGCTGGCGAAGCCGTAGTAGCTGATGGAGGCGTAGTCCAGGTAGAAGAAGGCGGCGCGGAGGCGCGGGGAGAGGCAGCTGAAGAGATGGGCCGTGCAGCTCATGGCGAAGGTGAGCAGCACCCCCGAGGCATAGCACCAGAGGGGCAGCAGGGCCGGGTGGTGGAAGGGCACGTCCCCGGCcccccgcagcagcagcagccggcCGAAGCGgctgaggaagagcagcagagggatGAAGTGGGTCCAGAAGTTGAGCGTCTCGTTGGTGGGCTGCAGCACGGAGGCCAGGCACTCCTGCGCCGAGCAGTGCAGCCGTCGGTAGCCCGAGAGGATGAAGCACTCCACGAAGTCCTCGGGCACCTCGTCCCAGCGCAGcagggcggcggggcgggcgggcggcgccgcCTCCTCCTTGTCCCCCTCGCCCCCCGGCATGCTGCCCCCGCCGGCCCCCGGACCCCCGGCAGCCCCCGGCCCGCCGTCCGCCGcacgccgccgccgccgccgccgccgccgcccgggcGAGGTGGAGCCGCCGCTCCCGCAGCCGCCGGCGGAGGAGCCGCGGTGGCTCTGCGCTTTtcctcctccgccgccgcccccggcaGCATCACTCATTGCAGCACGGGCAGCGGCGGCACCGCCGCGCCtcctcccgccccgccgcccggcaTCGCGGTAACTGGAAACCGGCGGCGCGTCCAGCGCGCCCGGGGGGCCGGGAGAGacgcccccgccgccccgg CACACAGTGGATCATGA